The proteins below come from a single Lates calcarifer isolate ASB-BC8 linkage group LG11, TLL_Latcal_v3, whole genome shotgun sequence genomic window:
- the cdk21 gene encoding cyclin-dependent kinase 6 has protein sequence MDVCTKPLCYELLSEVGEGSYGKVYKAREVGGTQRLLAVKKFNIRGDAADTGIPAFMIREVALLRKMKYFNHPNIVKLLDASAVPVGRTVDLTLVLEYIDQDLSTYLSKVPASGLSRDCIKDVMLQLLQGLDFLHTNMVLHRDLKPENVLVSSRGEVKIADFGLARIYTFNIALTPGVVTLWYRAPEVLLNSVYMSSVDMWSAGCIFAELFLLRPLFQAYTEVQQLQKIFEVLGLPSEEDWPKDSPISYSVSWGPEVSCTKLLHNLGPDENDLLAQCLAFRPSSRISAAKALAHPFFMKH, from the exons ATGGACGTCTGCACTAAACCTTTGTGCTACGAGCTCCTGTCAGAAGTGGGAGAAGGCTCCTACGGTAAAGTGTATAAGGCCAGAGAGGTAGGGGGGACACAGCGCCTCCTGGCGGTGAAGAAATTCAACATACGCGGAGACGCTGCAGACACCGGGATCCCCGCCTTCATGATCCGGGAGGTGGCCCTGCTGCGGAAGATGAAGTACTTCAACCATCCTAACATAGTGAA GCTGTTGGATGCCTCTGCTGTACCGGTGGGCAGGACTGTGGACCTCACTCTGGTGTTGGAGTACATTGATCAGGATCTGTCCACCTACCTCTCCAAGGTTCCTGCTTCTGGCCTGAGCCGCGACTGTATCAAG gatgtgatgctgcagctgctgcaagGCCTGGACttcttacacacaaacatggtgCTGCATCGTGACCTCAAACCAGAAAACGTCCTGGTCAGCAGCCGTGGAGAAGTCAAGATCGCAGACTTTGGCCTGGCACGCATCTACACCTTCAATATCGCTCTCACTCCAGGT GTGGTGACACTCTGGTACAGAGCTCCTGAGGTGCTGCTGAACTCTGTGTACATGTCCTCAGTGGACATGTGGAGCGCTGGCTGCATCTTCGCTGAGCTCTTCCTCTTGAG GCCGCTGTTTCAGGCGTACACAGAGGTGCAGCAGCTGCAAAAAATCTttga GGTTCTTGGTTTGCCCAGTGAGGAGGACTGGCCTAAGGACAGCCCCATCTCATACTCAGTCAGCTGGGGACCAGAGGTTTCCTGCACCAAGCTGTTGCACAACCTGGGCCCAGATGAGAACGACCTACTAGCT CAATGTCTGGCATTCAGACCGAGCAGCCGCATCTCAGCTGCCAAAGCTCTGGCTCATCCTTTCTTCATGAAGCACTGA
- the retsat.2 gene encoding LOW QUALITY PROTEIN: all-trans-retinol 13,14-reductase (The sequence of the model RefSeq protein was modified relative to this genomic sequence to represent the inferred CDS: deleted 1 base in 1 codon), whose translation MWLSVAIICAALVVFILKYVFSNRGPNPFETDTREPLKKMVYDKKEKNKVLKQGFVASKVPDNLDAIIIGSGIGGLGLAVLLAKVGKKVLVLEQHDRAGGCCHTFTEKGFEFDVGIHYIGDLLDHKPFRCMLDQMTNGQLQWEPLENPFDHVVLGPPENRRRYPIYSGRTRFPEELKKCFPGEEKAIDEYLKLAKKAGRGIWLLAVLKLCPVPLAKFLVYSGLTERLSFFFKMAPRTLTEVVNELTENKDLRAVFTYIFGTYGNIPKDASFSMHSLLVTHYLNGAWYPKGGASEIAYHMIPIIEKAGGAVLVRAPVNRILFNDAKEAYGVSVMKGQEEVHIRAPMVISNAGIFNTYQKLLPKELQAMPEIQKQLSMMKNGEGGLSVFLGLTGTKEELGLKADNYWIFTENNFDELVENYMNGKREESAKKVPLLFVASPSAKDPTWEERSPGKSTLSLVSFANYEWFEEWKDGKVTNRGADYKELKQAFIDSILEVVMDVFPKITRDKIEYIDAGTPITNTHYIGAPKGEIYGADHGVARFSPELSATVRPQTPLKNLYLTGQDVFLCGFAGALAGALTCGSVILNRNLHLDAIALAKKTKFMNSKLKGE comes from the exons ATGTGGCTCAGTGTGGCGATAATTTGTGCGGCTTTGGTCgtatttatattaaaatatgtCTTTAGCAACCGCGGGCCCAACCCCTTCGAGACGGACACTCGTGAACCGTTGAAAAAGATGGTTTAcgacaagaaagagaaaaataaagtacTGAAGCAAG GTTTTGTGGCCAGTAAAGTCCCTGACAACCTGGATGCCATCATCATCGGCAGTGGGATCGGTGGGCTCGGGCTCGCGGTGCTGCTGGCAAAAGTTGGAAAGAAAGTCCTGGTTCTGGAGCAGCACGATCGGGCCGGGGGCTGCtgtcacacattcacagagaagGGCTTTGAGTTTGATGTTG GGATCCACTACATCGGTGACCTGTTGGACCACAAGCCGTTCCGCTGCATGCTGGACCAGATGACCAATGGGCAGCTGCAGTGGGAGCCTCTGGAGAATCCCTTTGACCATGTAGTCCTGGGACCTCCAGAAAACCGCCGCAGGTACCCCATCTACAGTGGCAGGACCCGCTTcccagaggagctgaagaagtgTTTCCCTGGAGAGGAGAAGGCCATCGACGAGTACTTGAAGCTGGCCAAG AAAGCCGGGCGGGGCATTTGGCTCCTCGCTGTGCTGAAGCTCTGCCCCGTCCCCTTGGCTAAGTTCCTGGTCTACAGCGGCCTCACCGAA CGTCTGTCCTTCTTCTTCAAAATGGCTCCCCGCACCCTGACAGAGGTGGTCAACGAGCTGACGGAGAACAAAGACCTCCGGGCCGTTTTCACCTACATCTTTGGCACCTACG GTAACATACCAAAAGATGCCAGTTTTTCTATGCACAGCTTGCTGGTCACTCACTACCTGAACGGTGCCTGGTACCCTAAAGGCGGAGCCAGTGAAATCGCCTACCACATGATCCCCATCATCGAGAAGGCCGGTGGTGCTGTTCTAGTCCGAGCCCCAGTTAACAGAATCTTGTTCAACGATGCCAAGGAAGCTTATG GTGTGAGCGTCATGAAAGGTCAGGAGGAAGTCCACATCCGTGCCCCTATGGTCATCTCCAACGCTGGAATCTTCAACACCTACCAGAAGCTGCTGCCCAAAGAGCTCCAGGCCATGCCAG AGATCCAGAAGCAGCTCAGTATGATGAAGAACGGTGAGGGAGGCCTGAGTGTTTTTCTGGGTCTGACTGGAACCAAGGAGGAGCTGGGCCTGAAAGCAGACAACTACTGGATCTTCACTGAGAACAACTTTGATGAACT GGTGGAGAACTACATGAATGGAAAGAGGGAAGAGTCTGCTAAAAAGGTACCCCTGCTGTTTGTCGCCTCTCCATCAGCTAAAGATCCGACATGGGAGGAAAGATCACCAG GCAAgtccaccctgagtctggtcAGCTTTGCCAACTACGAGTGGTTTGAGGAGTGGAAGGACGGCAAAGTGACAAACAGAGGGGCGGactacaaagagctgaaacaggCTTTTATCGACTCTATTCTGGAGGTGGTTATGGACGTCTTCCCTAAGATAACCAGAGACAAG ATTGAGTACATTGATGCTGGAACCcccatcacaaacacacactacattGGAGCCCCCAAAGGTGAAATCTACGGAGCGGATCACGGTGTTGCCCGGTTCAGCCCCGAACTCAGCGCTACAGTGAGACCTCAGACTCCGCTGAAGAACCTCTATCTGACAG GTcaggatgtgtttttgtgtggctTTGCCGGTGCTCTCGCTGGAGCTCTCACCTGCGGCTCGGTCATTCTCAACCGCAACCTCCACCTGGACGCCATCGCCctggcaaagaaaacaaaatttatGAACTCCAAATTGAAAGGCGAGTAA